A genomic stretch from Aedes albopictus strain Foshan chromosome 2, AalbF5, whole genome shotgun sequence includes:
- the LOC134286709 gene encoding uncharacterized protein LOC134286709, producing the protein MAAARYNCTCGEPIVGDEEKAKCSECLRSIHLACAVIGRCIGGERVVCERCYRRDPPPPPSTTRRSASSSTRAQLLLDLQRLEEEKCLQEKAAEEKVRRDREYLAKKYELMQADLLANSEASSRRSISSIEKVQAWLLDKPTDNVESGIGQSEIPAGVSSRTGTVYKPNRLVPTTVAASSTPKSGQHAEHSFGLNPSQPLSQDASRCVVPRVNQTQNPLDWSLTWEHPDEPIPKRRIAVDLEEIQRKFCGVQLRPPNPSQHPVGWPLPASEPVLSEAQQNPIHWVSSQQQEIPTISPALASSMGQIQAALALEPLTTRYQQTSGLESAPTGQEASAAITSVSQTCSNIFPTLTRPLQSKVTFDMPKLSSFISHTPFPLTEPCKPHQTTQTSQNNAFAFNPAYRSTPHVRPSTAPSVRFADFPLVSSARLPLSTQVQTVQSSTVPIASSMAANSDPVVPNVFPQAFLPFDSTSATAPVPQPWISSPTSQQLAARHIVPKELPIFSGDSVEWPLFLSCFQNTTHLCGFSHGENLMCLQRSLKGNALEAVRSLLLEPSSVPMILSTLHTLYGRPDLVINSLLQKVRSTPAPKPDKLESMISFGLACQNLCGHLRAAGQQAHFSNPALLQELVSKLPANIKLDWALFKQKCPVVDLGTFGDYMAQLVVAASDVAPYQPSQEASVGSNKQKEKEKLYVNTHASGNSVDNVGKRNPPSNPGGKQNQPKPCPICGKQGHKVRDCDDFKKCSLEERWMRVQQHYLCRRCLVAHGKFPCKATSCGMEGCDERHHKLLHPGKPQPVVPAKQATATEIVNVHTALKVSTLFRIVPVTLYGNERSIHTFAFLDEGSSSTLVDVRIAQELGVKGEVHPLYLQWTSDVERCGDNSQLIRLEISGRGANKRYIVAAAHTVDQLCLPQQSLPFDELAQQFPHLRGLPIQGYRNATPTILIGLDNTHLKIPLKVQEGRVGQPAAAKTRQGWTVYGPIPGGSSSTQQSQFHLYKEARNPDDVLHDLVKEFFSVEHVGVAVAPLLEGSDEMRSRKILEETTLRLPSGRFQTGLLWKYDHIHFPDSKPMAESRLKSLERRLRRKPELFENLQQQIVEYVEKGYAHKITQEEVLGSDPKKVWYLPLEVVVHPKKPGKVRIVWDAAASVQGQSLNSALLPGPDLLSSLPSVLSKYRQRQVAICGDIKEMFHQFQIRPEDRQAQRFLFRSDSSKAPDIYVMDVATFGVACSPSAAQFIKNQNAKDFESEFPEAAAAIVHNHYVDDYLDSRDTVDEAADLALQVKTVHAKAGFHIRNWMSNSREVLSRVGDSAEESAKNFKTHSTAVSERVLGMSWFPESDEFGFRGLFREQLMPLLHGDVVPTKRQLLQVVMSIFDPLGLVSLAVGHGKILVQKAWRAKIGWDDKINEDLLELWRRWIELLRQLDTVRIPRCYFPAYLPESYESLQLHIFVDASEEAYVATAFFRIVDQSQVRCSLVSSKTKVAPLKLLSVPRLELQAALLGARLAESVAENHTLRIKQRFFWSDSSTVLSWLRSDHRRYRQFVAYRVSEILDTSKVDEWHYVPSHLNVADDATKWKERLQISNSHRWFSGPDFLYDPPNQWPKQEVQSTTTTEELRPIYVHRELRKEQVVQFSHFSKWERCLRAVAYVHRFVDQLKRKRNKEESDVTDILTREELQRAEQTVIRQAQFEAFGDEVITMQNNQTLPVDQRQRLESSSKLYKLSPFLDNQGVVRMEGRIDGFSDATFDFKYPTVLPKNHYVTQLIVDSYHRRYKHSNGETAVNEMRQKYHLTEMRAAFRKISKTCMWCKVYKATPAVPRMAPLSEARVTPRIRPFSFVGVDYFGPLLVVQGRREVKRWVALFTCLTIRAIHLEIVTSLSAECCKMALRRFIARRGAPSEIYSDQGTNFVGVSGELKEQVRAVNQELASTFTNTVTQWRFNPPAAPHMGGSWERMVRSVKCALASLSVERKPNEEVLVTLLVEAESMVNSRPLTYMPLQTSEHVALTPNCFLMLSTSGVNQPPTQLVDDRQTLYTSWFLCQRLLDQFWTRWVKEYLPTINRRTKWFVDTKPVSAGDLVVIVDDRVRNGWIRGQVLRVFPGRDGRCRSANVQTATGVLRRPVAKLAVLDVAGNAREDMEQYGSIGMFRTAPYRPNNFPPCTYCQL; encoded by the coding sequence ATGGCGGCGGCCAGATATAATTGCACATGCGGCGAACCAATCGTCGGTGATGAAGAAAAGGCAAAGTGTAGTGAGTGCCTGCGTTCGATTCATCTCGCGTGTGCTGTGATCGGTCGTTGTATCGGTGGTGAACGCGTTGTGTGTGAGCGTTGTTATCGGCGAGACCCTCCACCTCCCCCTTCAACTACAAGGCGGTCGGCAAGCTCTTCTACCCGAGCCCAGCTGTTGCTCGATTTGCAGCGGCTCGAAGAAGAAAAGTGCTTGCAGGAGAAGGCTGCTGAGGAGAAAGTGAGACGTGATAGGGAATATCTCGCGAAGAAATATGAGCTCATGCAGGCTGATCTGCTTGCAAATAGTGAAGCCAGTAGTCGTCGATCGATATCCAGCATCGAGAAGGTTCAAGCTTGGCTTCTGGACAAGCCCACCGACAACGTAGAATCCGGCATCGGGCAAAGTGAAATCCCCGCCGGTGTATCGTCTCGGACAGGCACGGTCTACAAGCCAAACCGGCTAGTACCAACGACAGTCGCTGCATCTTCAACTCCCAAGTCAGGGCAGCATGCGGAGCACTCTTTCGGGCTCAATCCGAGCCAGCCACTAAGCCAAGATGCGTCAAGATGCGTTGTACCACGGGTGAACCAAACGCAAAACCCGTTGGATTGGAGTTTGACTTGGGAACATCCTGACGAACCCATACCGAAACGACGAATCGCAGTGGACTTGGAGGAGATCCAGCGGAAGTTCTGCGGTGTGCAATTACGTCCCCCCAACCCGAGCCAGCACCCAGTAGGTTGGCCGTTACCAGCTAGCGAGCCGGTACTAAGTGAAGCCCAGCAGAATCCCATCCACTGGGTTTCCTCACAGCAGCAGGAGATTCCAACTATAAGCCCAGCGTTGgcaagtagtatgggacaaatccAAGCGGCGCTCGCGTTGGAGCCCCTCACAACCCGATACCAGCAGACGTCCGGCCTCGAATCAGCACCAACCGGACAGGAAGCGTCGGCAGCGATTACTTCGGTGAGTCAAACGTGCTCTAATATATTTCCGACACTAACAAGACCATTGCAAAGCAAGGTGACATTCGATATGCCCAAATTGTCGTCATTTATTTCACACACTCCCTTCCCCTTGACCGAACCATGCAAGCCCCACCAAACTACCCAAACTAGCCAAAACAATGCGTTTGCCTTCAATCCAGCATATAGAAGCACTCCTCATGTCCGTCCCTCGACTGCCCCCTCCGTGCGATTTGCTGACTTTCCGCTCGTTTCGTCGGCCCGCTTGCCATTGTCTACTCAAGTGCAAACAGTTCAAAGCAGTACGGTGCCTATAGCGTCGTCGATGGCTGCCAACAGTGATCCAGTGGTGCCCAACGTGTTTCCACAAGCGTTCCTTCCCTTCGATTCTACCTCTGCAACTGCGCCAGTCCCTCAACCGTGGATAAGTTCTCCGACATCTCAACAGCTCGCTGCTAGGCACATCGTTCCCAAGGAGCTACCCATCTTTTCGGGCGATTCTGTCGAATGGCCGCTATTCCTGAGTTGTTTTCAGAACACCACACATTTATGTGGGTTTTCCCACGGAGAGAATTTGATGTGTCTGCAACGGAGCCTCAAAGGAAACGCCCTGGAAGCAGTGAGGAGTTTACTTCTGGAGCCCTCATCGGTTCCTATGATCCTCTCGACACTTCATACATTGTACGGTCGTCCCGATCTGGTCATCAACTCACTACTGCAGAAGGTGCGCTCTACTCCAGCCCCAAAACCGGACAAGCTGGAGTCTATGATATCGTTCGGTCTAGCCTGCCAAAACCTCTGTGGTCATTTGCGTGCAGCTGGACAACAGGCCCACTTCTCCAATCCGGCGTTGCTGCAGGAGTTAGTCAGCAAGTTACCAGCAAACATCAAACTTGATTGGGCGCTTTTCAAACAAAAGTGCCCTGTGGTCGACCTCGGTACATTTGGCGATTACATGGCGCAACTGGTGGTAGCTGCAAGTGACGTCGCTCCCTATCAACCGTCTCAAGAAGCTAGTGTTGGTTCGAACAAACAAAAGGAAAAAGAGAAGCTGTATGTGAACACTCACGCATCTGGCAATTCGGTGGACAACGTTGGTAAACGGAATCCTCCTAGCAATCCTGGAGGCAAGCAGAACCAACCAAAACCGTGCCCAATCTGTGGGAAACAAGGGCACAAGGTGCGAGACTGCGACGACTTTAAGAAGTGCAGCCTGGAGGAACGTTGGATGCGCGTTCAGCAGCATTACCTATGCAGACGGTGCCTGGTAGCACACGGAAAGTTCCCGTGCAAGGCAACATCGTGTGGAATGGAAGGATGTGATGAGCGGCACCATAAGCTTTTGCATCCTGGAAAGCCACAGCCAGTAGTCCCAGCAAAACAGGCCACGGCGACCGAAATCGTAAACGTCCACACCGCTCTGAAGGTATCCACGCTCTTTCGTATAGTACCAGTGACGCTGTACGGTAACGAAAGATCTATCCACACGTTTGCGTTTTTGGACGAAGGGTCCTCGTCTACACTGGTCGACGTCCGTATTGCCCAGGAGTTGGGAGTGAAAGGTGAAGTCCATCCGCTTTACTTGCAATGGACCAGTGATGTTGAACGATGTGGGGACAATTCTCAGCTGATTCGACTGGAAATCTCGGGTCGTGGGGCCAACAAACGATACATCGTTGCGGCAGCTCATACCGTGGATCAACTGTGTCTTCCTCAACAAAGCTTGCCGTTTGATGAACTCGCTCAACAGTTTCCACACCTCCGTGGTCTACCCATTCAAGGATATCGCAACGCCACTCCAACAATCCTTATCGGTTTGGACAACACTCACCTGAAGATTCCTCTTAAGGTACAGGAAGGCAGAGTCGGTCAACCAGCGGCGGCGAAAACCAGACAGGGTTGGACGGTGTACGGCCCTATTCCTGGTGGAAGCTCCTCGACTCAGCAGAGTCAGTTTCATCTATACAAGGAAGCTCGGAACCCTGACGATGTGTTACACGACCTTGTGAAGGAGTTTTTCTCGGTGGAGCACGTTGGTGTTGCTGTAGCTCCTTTGTTGGAAGGATCCGACGAAATGCGTTCCAGAAAGATCCTTGAAGAAACGACTTTACGGCTGCCATCCGGTCGGTTTCAGACAGGGCTGCTCTGGAAATATGACCACATCCACTTTCCAGACAGTAAGCCGATGGCAGAGAGTCGGCTCAAATCGCTGGAGCGTCGTTTGCGGCGGAAACCTGAATTGTTCGAGAACCTGCAGCAGCAGATAGTCGAGTACGTGGAAAAGGGGTACGCACACAAAATAACACAGGAGGAGGTTCTCGGCTCAGATCCCAAGAAAGTCTGGTATCTTCCGTTGGAGGTGGTTGTTCATCCCAAAAAGCCAGGAAAGGTTCGCATAGTCTGGGATGCGGCAGCGAGCGTCCAAGGCCAGTCTCTCAACTCTGCCTTGCTTCCAGGACCAGATCTGTTGTCCTCCCTCCCGTCAGTGCTCTCCAAATACCGTCAACGCCAGGTGGCGATCTGTGGCGATATAAAGGAGATGTTTCACCAGTTCCAGATCAGACCCGAGGATCGACAGGCACAACGGTTCCTGTTTCGAAGCGACTCCTCCAAAGCACCTGACATCTACGTCATGGACGTGGCCACCTTTGGTGTAGCTTGCTCTCCCTCTGCTGCACAGTTCATCAAAAATCAAAATGCGAAGGACTTTGAGTCCGAATTTCCTGAGGCTGCCGCAGCGATCGTCCACAATCACTATGTGGACGACTATTTGGACAGTCGGGACACCGTCGATGAGGCAGCAGACCTGGCACTGCAAGTGAAAACTGTCCATGCTAAAGCCGGGTTTCACATTCGGAACTGGATGTCCAACTCCAGAGAGGTGCTTTCACGGGTCGGGGATTCAGCTGAAGAATCTGCGAAGAATTTCAAGACGCACTCAACTGCAGTTTCAGAACGCGTACTCGGGATGAGCTGGTTTCCCGAATCGGACGAGTTCGGATTCCGCGGACTTTTCCGAGAACAACTAATGCCTCTGCTTCATGGAGATGTGGTTCCTACAAAACGGCAGCTCCTCCAAGTGGTCATGAGCATTTTCGATCCACTAGGTCTGGTGTCGCTCGCCGTGGGTCACGGAAAGATCCTCGTTCAGAAGGCGTGGCGAGCAAAAATCGGGTGGGACGACAAAATCAACGAAGACTTGCTCGAACTATGGCGTCGGTGGATTGAGCTGTTGAGGCAGCTCGACACAGTTCGCATACCACGGTGCTACTTCCCAGCATACCTTCCGGAAAGCTACGAATCTTTGCAGCTACACATCTTTGTAGATGCAAGTGAAGAGGCGTACGTGGCAACCGCCTTCTTCAGGATCGTAGACCAGTCTCAAGTTCGCTGCTCTCTGGTATCGTCAAAGACGAAAGTTGCCCCACTGAAGTTACTGTCAGTTCCCCGTCTTGAGCTCCAGGCTGCGTTACTAGGAGCCAGATTAGCAGAGTCTGTAGCGGAAAACCACACTCTGCGAATCAAACAACGATTCTTCTGGAGTGATTCTTCCACTGTCCTTTCTTGGCTACGCTCGGATCATAGACGATATCGCCAGTTTGTAGCGTACCGAGTGTCGGAGATCCTGGACACTTCAAAAGTCGATGAATGGCACTATGTTCCCTCGCACCTTAACGTGGCGGATGATGCCACTAAGTGGAAAGAGCGGCTCCAGATCAGCAACAGTCATCGCTGGTTCAGCGGACCAGACTTCCTGTACGATCCTCCAAACCAGTGGCCAAAACAGGAGGTGCAATCTACCACAACAACGGAGGAACTGAGACCCATTTACGTCCATCGAGAGCTTCGGAAGGAACAAGTGGTGCAATTCAGCCACTTTTCCAAGTGGGAACGATGTCTTCGTGCTGTCGCCTACGTTCACCGCTTCGTAGACCAGCTGAAGCGGAAGCGGAATAAAGAAGAATCTGACGTAACAGACATCCTTACTCGAGAAGAGCTTCAGCGTGCGGAACAGACGGTTATCAGGCAGGCCCAGTTCGAAGCCTTTGGAGATGAAGTGATCACGATGCAGAACAACCAGACTCTACCAGTGGATCAGCGTCAGCGCCTCGAAAGTTCAAGCAAGCTGTACAAACTGTCTCCTTTCTTGGACAATCAAGGCGTAGTTCGAATGGAAGGACGGATCGACGGTTTCTCTGATGCGACGTTTGATTTCAAATACCCTACTGTGCTACCGAAGAACCACTACGTTACCCAGCTCATCGTCGATTCGTACCATCGGCGGTACAAGCATTCCAACGGAGAGACAGCAGTGAATGAAATGCGGCAAAAATATCACCTGACGGAGATGAGAGCAGCATTTCGAAAGATCAGCAAAACTTGCATGTGGTGTAAGGTCTACAAGGCGACACCCGCAGTTCCAAGAATGGCACCGCTATCGGAGGCAAGAGTCACTCCCCGCATCAGGCCGTTCAGCTTCGTTGGAGTGGATTACTTCGGCCCGCTGTTGGTAGTCCAAGGTCGTCGTGAAGTGAAGCGATGGGTCGCCCTCTTCACCTGTCTGACAATCAGGGCGATCCATCTAGAAATCGTCACCAGCTTATCAGCGGAGTGCTGCAAGATGGCTTTACGGCGGTTCATAGCACGGAGGGGGGCACCTTCGGAGATCTACAGTGATCAAGGGACTAACTTCGTTGGGGTCAGTGGCGAGTTAAAGGAGCAAGTCAGAGCAGTCAACCAAGAGCTAGCATCAACATTCACCAATACGGTCACCCAATGGCGCTTCAATCCTCCAGCTGCGCCGCATATGGGGGGGTCTTGGGAGCGCATGGTTCGGTCGGTGAAGTGTGCATTGGCTTCGCTATCGGTCGAACGCAAACCTAACGAGGAAGTTTTGGTCACGTTGCTGGTGGAAGCTGAGTCGATGGTAAATTCGAGGCCGTTGACCTACATGCCGCTGCAAACTTCGGAGCATGTGGCACTTACTCCGAACTGTTTCCTCATGCTGAGTACTAGCGGGGTGAACCAGCCTCCAACCCAGCTTGTGGACGATAGGCAGACTCTTTACACCAGCTGGTTCCTGTGCCAACGATTGCTGGACCAATTCTGGACGCGCTGGGTAAAGGAGTACCTACCCACCATCAACAGACGAACCAAGTGGTTCGTTGACACCAAGCCGGTCTCTGCCGGTGATCTGGTGGTCATCGTGGACGATCGAGTCCGTAACGGATGGATAAGGGGACAAGTCCTACGCGTGTTCCCTGGACGAGATGGCAGATGTCGCAGCGCAAACGTACAGACAGCAACTGGTGTACTGCGACGTCCGGTGGCGAAACTAGCCGTCCTAGATGTTGCTGGTAATGCTCGAGAGGACATGGAGCAATACGGGTCGATAGGAATGTTCAGGACGGCGCCCTATCGACCTAATAATTTCCCACCGTGTACCTACTGCCAACTGTGA